In Citrus sinensis cultivar Valencia sweet orange chromosome 3, DVS_A1.0, whole genome shotgun sequence, the sequence tttctttttcagattTCTCAAGGAGGAATTTGCTTCAAACAAACAATGAGTCACCACCGATTAGTGAGGAAGATGATGATACCGTGAGGGCAGATCCTTTGAACAAGTTAAAGAAATATAGAGGAGGCTATGACATCACCAACAAGCATTACTGGAgtgtaattctctctcttcctTTTCTCGTTCATAGACAAATGTTAAAagaatacaaaacaaaaattcatttgatcaaaatTTACACGAGAAAGTTTTATATGGGACATCACCACATTCAACTGTgtcataattttattggatGTCATATCCagatattttcataaaagatttccttaaaaaataaagacgGATTacgaaataaatatgaaattagttAGCAatgtaattttcctttttttgggtTGCAGTCAACTATATTTACAGGCATTTATGGCTATGCCCTTGGATTGCTGTGGCTTTTGGGTGGAATAATATATGGAAGCTTTCTGCTAGTAAAAATCCTCTGCTGTAAAGGCAGGAGAAAAGCAAAGCTGAAGAAAAAGGCACTCTGTTACAAGCAATGTTACCTCAGGCCGATTCTCCTAGCTACATTCCTCACAATTTTGGCAATGTAATTTCCTAAACTCTGAATATAGAGCtacttaataaatttgatcgaatcaataattgttttttctttttgtcttttaacaaCTCTGTTTACTGATCACAATATTTATGCAGACTTGGATCCGGGCTGGTTCTTGGAGGAAATGCAAGATTCAATTCGCGTGCAAAAACCGTGGTGGGGATAATCATAGATACTGCTGATCAAGCATCAGAAACTATATACAGCACTACAGGAGCAATGAAAGAATTGGATGGTAGCTTGGAAAACACTGATACAAGAGGTGTGCCTCGTGGCTTCCTTACTTCAGCATCAAGAAAACTTGATTCCGAAGCAGGAAATATAAAGAGGCAGGCCAGGAAGAACCGGCGGCTCATCGATAAGGGCCTTCAGATAGCGtaaatttcatttctctctcttaaaGGTCTGCATACAGTCATAACAGTGGCATAATGATGAAATTGTATGTTTATTCTTGCAGGTATGCGGTAACCACTGCAGCAATTTCCCTTAATCTGGTTGCAGTGATTGCTCTTTCCGGTATGTGTCTTTTGTTTGTAACTTTACAAAGTACAAACATTGTATTGCATGCTTGTTGTTAACTGTTAAGTGGTAGTTAACATCTTTAAgtgttgattctttttttatgcAGTTTTTGGTGTTTTAAGATTTCAAAGGACACTTCACCTGTAAGTAAACTGAATCATTTTGCCACAAACAAATTGATATGTGTTATGTAGATATagcatttgatttctttttttatatatgttttcttttccagGCTAATTGCACTCTGCTGGATCTTGACCTTTTTGTGCTGGGTACTCTTTGGACTGTATTTCTTCCTAGAAAAGTAAGTGAGTCTTCTAATTTCAAGAACAAACTTTTTCAGTAATTTCTTGCACGCCAAGAAAGTGACAGAAATTGATCCGGAACTTTTCAGTTTTGCTAGTGATACATGTACAGCTCTAGAAAACTTCCAAGAAGATCCAAGCAACAGCACCTTAGGTGCAATCCTTCCCTGTGATGAATTGCAATCGGCAGAATCTGTCCTGTCCGATTTTGGTGCAGGAGTCTACGATATTGTTAATCAGGTATGTATACTTTCATAATCTTTTGCCGCAAATTAACGCATTGAAGCTTTTGATAATTATATGTTGGTGTATATTATTCCAGGTGAATGCAAACCTATCAGTCCTGCAAAAGACCATGTATCCAAATATCCCTACCATATGCAATCCTTTTTCGGGACCACCAGATTATCAGTACCGGACAGAATTATGCCCAGAAAATACAGTTCGCATTGGAGACATCCCAAAGGTGTGGCCATTTTTTCTAAATGACGttaatcaaacatttttatttttgaaaatttgtgttTGAACATGTCTGTTATAAATTGCTTCAGATACTGAAGGTATACACTTGTTCTAATGGGAACTGTGAAAATGGAGCATTCATCACAATGTCAAACGATGTACTTAACTCAGTAGAGTCATACACAAGCTCGATTCAGAATCTGCTTAATGTGTATCCCGAACTGGAAAGTCTTGTAGAATGCCAATCCGTAAAGAATGCATTTTCTGAGATTCTTAACAATCACTGCAAGCCATTGAAGAGATACGTTCACATGGTGTGGGCATCGCTTGTTTTTCTCTCAGTGGTCATGGTGCTGTTGGTCATTTTATGGGCCGGCCTAGCTCATCATCATAAGCAACTCCCTCACTCTTTAGATGGTTCTGTAAAACCTGAAGATCATTCAGCAACAGCTGCAAATTTTTCGGAATTTGATAAGTCTAAAGTAGCAGATGATCACCCAAATATTAGTTCTGTTTAGGAATTAAATTAGGGGCCAAGTTCAATAGATTACATACATAGCCAAACAAGATATTGGCTTACACAAGTATGAATCACAGGATTAAGTTAGCTATAAGTTGCttaggaaaaatatttactgaaattaaaagattcagaAAGATCAAGGAAAAAATATACATTGTGCGCAGGAGGTGAAATATGTTGTAACACAATTTTTTGTTACAATTGTACATAATGTTTTATCTAGTAAATATTTACGAAACCCAAATTCGGGACAAACCCGAAAATGGGATTTGAGCATTTATAATTTACTCCATTTActtcaaattttcattaatacaTCTCTTATCTGAGAATCTATACATAACTAAATTGTCCCATTCATTTTTCATTGACCTTTTTCAAGTGTTGATGGAAAGAAGCGCAATATTAGGTGACACATACAATTATAAATCTATTGAAACCTTGATAAGATCATATAGAGATTCCACTCCTCATGAATTTATCTTGAATCACGATTTTTTGGCTAATTTTGTCTCAGTTTTTGCGGAAAGAGTCACCCATTTTCTACCTTGAATTAGTCAAAAATATGCAGAATCTTTTACTTTTCGTGGTGGATCAATTCCAATAATTTAGAAGTTTATGAATGATTGATATTGCACACTTTATGATACCGCAATTCGAATATAGGTGTAAAATAGACTGAATAAACCATTACCATAACAATAAGGCGAAAAGGTATCCAATCACTCAATTAAAGAATGGTTTAGGGTATTTCaatcttttaattatctttattgaGGGCATACAACTTTCTTAaagtattattgataaaatcataaaattaaggTAAAATACGAAACTTACAAACAGGCCCTTCAtgagtagggatggcaatttgcGGGCTTGGGCCGGGCTTTTTAAAGCCCAGGCCCAAGCCCGCATCATTCAAAAGAAGCTTAGGCCCTTCAAAAGCCCGCCCAACTTAGACGGGCCGAACTCGGGTCGGGCCTAGACAGGCCTAGGCCGGGCTCGGGCCGGGCTTAggctttttaaattaattataaaatattttttaaattaagaaaaaatatttaaattaaagataataatataatacatagATAGAATAATGgtaaaatacatgaaatattagtaatacaacctaataaaataacaaatactaatataaaaaattaaactaatttaatattttgaattttttcttttttatttaaattaaatttattttttattcataaatttaaaaagcccGGGCTTTTTTGCTAAGCCCTTGTCCAGGCCCAACATATGCGGGCTTTGTAATTTTTAGGCCCATATCCATGCCCATCCGTGCGGGCCGGGCCAAGCCCGGGCTTTTTTGCCACCCCTATTCATGAGTCCAGGaatcatgaaaattttcaaagactAGGACTTAATTATAAACTCTGTCAAACAATTAATCCCCTCAGTATATCACAAAACTCAGGTATCTAACTGATAGTTTACCATAACTGTGATTCTACTGAAGCTGAGTCATTTGACCAGGAGTTGACTTTCTGAGCAGAGTGAGGAAAAAACGGAGAAAATGGAGCAACCATCATCACCAGGAAGAAGCCCAGTTGATTACAGAAAATGCATAGAAGAAGCATTGAAGTTCATCTTGGAATCTCACATCAACCAAACACTTGAACTCGATCTTGGTCTCTCCAAAGACTTATGTTCCTTTCTTCTTACTCATGATGTTCCTCTCACTGCAGGTAAGCAACAGAGAAAaagaacttaaaattttttcttgctATCACTACATCTTTACTTCGATAGTTTCTCTTCTTCTAATGAATGCaatattagagaaaaaaaaaaagggatttttttttctttttcgttttgGTGCTTTTTCTGAATTAAAAGTATGAAATTTACTCTTTCAGTTGAATGCTTGCTGTAAAACtaatatgagaaaaaaaaaaggaagagggGAAAACAATTTAGTTTCTTGTTGGgtttttaatatgaatttcAATGACTTGACTGAGGAATCAACTagttcaaaatcattttttttaataaatggttcacataagaattaatttaGACAAAGTTTTAGTTGGAATATTTAATGGGGTTATGCTTCGATTGAATTGGGAATCGGAAATCAATCTTATTGTTTTGGGGAAAGGCATCATTTCTTTGTACTCTATGTGGCAGGTTCTAGTGATACAGAGTCTCAATATCCTTTATACAAACGATTAGCATCAGTTTTTCGTGAATCGGTAACTTCTACAGCCTCATGTGGGGCATTTAGCAATATTGCATCATTGAACGAGGACGATGACCTGAAGAAGCGAGAGGATTGGGGTAAATTGGTTCTGAAAGAAGGATCTGAAATGATAGAAGTATGTATATGTGTTGATTTCCATTGTTCCCAGCTTAGTGTTGTCGTATCCATGTATCAATGATGAGCTTTCAAAAACCAACTGCTGTCTTTGCACCAGCTTCTTAAGACTGTAAACTTTGAACTTCATGTTCAGGAGCCATACTTTACCCAATTAAAAGGtagttatttgattttgcaatATGAATGTGTTTATTTCTTCTTGATATCATGAGTAATCATGTCAATTCACTTGAAGGCCattgatatcaatttaatattgtttGTAGATGGATTGAAAACTGTTGAAGGAAGGTGTGCTGTTGGTGACTACAATAGGTATATCCCAATTTCAAACTCACACAtgttatgtttcatgtttattggcgTCGGATTCCTGCAGACCCTGCTTAGTATTGATTTTCACAACATACTGATCTTTTCTGACTTAGTGCTTCATTCATAATTGATAGTGAACTAAGGCTGGTTTAAGCACTTTCAATTTGGAGTTCCTGAGTTGTTTTATCAAGATCGATTTGGTATAAGGTTTTGCTTCagtatattattaaattcccttcttttaattttgtctctttttttctaatcTCAGAATAGGCTCTGGATCTTTGATTCTATGCAACAAATGTCTGGTGCTCAAGGTTCAGGTGAAAGCAATTAGTTCAAATTTACAGGCTCTCTTCTAAAACTTTCTGTgttgtaattataattgattGTAGGATGTCCACGGGTATCTGTCATTTTCTGAGATGCTTCAAGCTGAGAGTCTCGCAAAAGTCCTTCCTGGCATAAAAACCATTGATGAAGGTATCAAtcaatcttgtattttcttggTGTCCCGATTCATTCTtggaaattgaaaaagttatgCAAACAGAGACAAAATGTCTTCCAagttcaacaaaatttatatggTCACTTATAAGAATCAGAACTCTTAacaataaaatgatttattaattacaatcAATATTTCTCCTCCAATTGGATGTTACATTTTCAGGTGTCCAGGTTTACAGGAGGTTTTACACagaagagaaggaaaagaCCAATGGTGTCATTGCAATTTGTGTTACAAAACCAGCAGCCCAGCCATTCCTTTGTTTGGCTAGAATTCTTTCAGTGAGTTTGCTAATCACTTCCGTGTTTCCTTTCTATTGGACCTTGAAGTTCTTTAAGAGGTGTcagatttatttttcatataagtTATGTTCAAAAGCATAAATGTGCTTAGGATATGCATTGATGTGTGCTGAACCATAGTattccaaaataattattaatatacaGTGGTCAATTTATCATATCCATATCATATTTTCCTCACATTATACCCTCTGGATCTGTGTGTTGTTCTGCTGAAGCTGATCTGAATCTTTAATGTTTGGTCCAGAGATTAAGCTATGGAGGTCTTCAAAGTCTTTTGGGTCTTACTGATAGAACCACAACAACTACGGAGTAACCACTCTGAGCAAGaacttttcttctctttcaccTGTGTCACAAACTCAGCCAAATATGAGACAATGATTTGATATgaattgttcattttcttgTGCATTTGCAAAGTTGATTTCTGACTCATCAATGAATTCTTTCACATCCATTTACTAATATTGTGAAAgacactaaaatttttaatgcatGAGTTTGTGATAAAAATTGAAGCCATTTTGGGGTTCGCATTCGTAAAACCAAGTTAAAAAATACTCACCCAATCTCGCATGCACCTTTTGCAACGGAGTCTAGTCTTCATACCCTGAGAAATTTGGTGAAGATGATTCTCAAATAATTGCAACTTGCAAAGTGATTGAAAATTTCAGAGTTGATAGGaaatttagataattttcTGTCAAAAGGATAGAGCATCTATGCTATTTGAACTTCTTCCTTCTTTATACTGTCATTATCTGTTCAAAAGATTGGCTGAATATGATTTCCGTTGCACTCGATTAATGCCTATTTCTGCATTACAAAGTGTGTATCGCAGATTTTGGATGGAATGTGATACAATCATTTAAAACATAGTTGAAATTATTGTACCATCACTTAGGATTTGAGAATTATGTGATGCATTGTTTTATGTTGTACATGTAATGCCACTTACATTTGTTTGACAAATttgattactttctttttcttttaaagcttTGAATTTATCTGAAGCTTTCCCTTCTGTTGTGCTTGTAAAGTATGCATTTGTAGTTTCTCTAAGCCTCCAGCCAGTGAAATTGGTAGAAGATGTAGCAATATGAGATTCTGCAGATACTGGACAACAATGTTTCAATATTCCAAGCTTGGTGGCTTTGAAAATTCTTCATCgttttgaaaattgaacaGGTTTCTTGTGATGATACAGAATGCATTAAACATTTTATTGACATGAAGTAATTGCTTTGGAATTTTATCATACATCATATATGTTCTTCGCTGCTTTAAAGCACACTATTATCGAAAGGCTTTATGAAGTCTTAAACCTATCGCACATCCACACCAGTGTGTAGAAATTAATCTCCTTAAAAACATTCTTCTTTCAAAAACACTCCGTATGGTGTTGatagtataataaataaataaatgaaaaggtGACAAACACTAGAGAGATAATAGATTATATACGGAGAATGTGAAATAGGGCTGAACTCTTCATGCATATTCTCTCCACCCCACCTGTTAGACTTTTGTTGCATGTAAATTGATTGTATTCGATCAATTGTGTATGAATAATTACACATGTAACAAGAATTTAAGGATGACATAATATACACGGAGAGCacccaaaacttttttaagatttcaaatcttgctCCTCTCTATAGGATTGAAAAAGCACAAGCAAGGATTCCAAGATCTTGTTCAAATTTCGGCATGTGGTTGTTTGGCAAGCCAGTCCATGCATCAATTCCCTTAGCATCGCTAGTGTCAACAAAAGTGGAAGTATTACTAAGTCTCATCGCACCACTTACCAATAATGGCATTCCCCATCCAAAATCAACTTCATAATACAGAAGGCCAACCGGTCCGCTAAAGCCAAACACCCAAAATTTACTATTTGTAACGATCTCTTCAGCATCTTTTACAAAGTGATTCACAAAGATCCACACCTTCAGACAGCTCTCTAACAAATTCATCATTCACCATCTTCACAGATTCCTGAATGGTTCTTGCTAAATCTTTATAATCATTGGGCTTGTCTACAGGCCAATTTGCTAGAACTGCATGAAAGACATTCCCGATGCATGTAACACTCCGGCAAGTGCGGATTCACTCGATTTCGTAGATTCACAGGAATTGTTGTTATAGTTGCAGGAACGTCACGCATAGCTATCAAAGCACCCCAGATAAGAGCGCACGCGACCTCAAAGCGTGTTGGACGATATTAGTCACCTGATTCTTTATATATTCTCTCTCTTAGGGCAGCTATCTTAGTaccatcaaatgtgaacctcTTTCTTATGCATTCTATTGAACGTCGTATCTTCTAAATGCACCGCCAGATGCAAGGAATCAAATGGCCTGGAGGAAATACAGAACAGCATGCTTCATATTATGATCACTGGAAGTTACCACAATTAGTAGTGGTAGTGACAGTAGCCCAGTTTATGGGAAAAGATACAATAGCTGTTGCAAGCATCTGCTGTAATATGCTTATAACAAACAGCAATTGCTACTCCACCACAGTCAAGTAATTGATCTGAACACGGAGGTTCGCTTAATTAGCTAACTTTTGTTCATGGGGTTTGAATGGCAGTATCCGGTCAAGTGAATCCATTTCTGGGGTTTTCTGAACCTTGGACGTGTCACTGGCTACTAGGGTCTTAATAAATGGGAAGCCATTATCGTCACAACCAACAGAAAAAACATCTTCGGCTCGTCCCGCCAAAGAGTAGCAGTGGGTTAGTGTTTTTGTGAGAGATTTTTTTTGAGGAGATGAGAAATTTTTGGGATTAGTATTTTTGTCTGATACAactttataaaagaaaataagtggGAAGTAAATGTCAGGAGCTAATTGATCAAGAAGTGACATTTTATGAGATTTTAGGTGCTAAGGAGTCGGTGAAGATGGTTTGATCATTTCTTTTGATATGATACGGACTTACATGGCTGGTTGTATTGCTTTGGATGTACAgaagctttttcttttttcactttaatttgcatGGTTCGGGTCTCTGAGTGTTACGTTCATATATGCATGATGGAGACTAAAATTACAGCTGCACCCTGTAtcgagaaaaataatttcaaatggtTCTGAAGGGATTAATCCGAATGttattacaaaatcaaatcctGGTACTTGAAGAAAGATTCTAGATGTAACTAAGCAGAAATGACATCCCACCGTATCTATTGGCCTAAAAAGTCCATGCCATAAATTtagatattattttctaaatgaTGTGGGTAACACATTTCATTATCGTTGGGATCTTTTGTCTGTTTCTCTGCAGGATCCGGCTGTTTATGCAATCACAGAGTCAATACTTATCTTCTGCATAGTTTAGATTCAGTCTTCGATAGTTACTCAACAAGAAGAATTTAGACACTTTTTTGGAGTTTAATTTTGATGGAACCCAACGCTCAGCAGCACTTCTTTCCACGTCAAAACTGCGACTAATGACAGAGATTCACAGTTTTTACTTTCGCAACAAGAAAAACATCAAtcacatgaaaaattaatttatccattaGATTAATTCAATTTAGTGGCAGTTCAACGACGACTTATGCGCCAAGTAGCATCATCaatttgatgatgattcaGTGATCGTTTGTCTAATAtgcaatttgagagaaaaaaaatttaaaaaaagaaaaatcaaccAAATGATAGTAATTATTGCCAATAATGTTGaacatttgtttattttgatggttacatcatttattttgatggtggttacattaatatatatgtgcTTGATGTAAAATCAGCAATAACAGTGacattcaaaatgatttttgtaGACTTCCTTGCAGAAGCCTCCCTTTTCACAATCTGAAACACAATAAGTCCAGCATTTGCCACCTTGATCAGGATCGTCATCCACACCATGCTTACAACCCCCAAGCTCTGGATGATTATTGCAGCATTTTGATTTGCTCACCACTTCCTTGCtatctgtaaaatttattataaaaaaatcaaaatcaaaattaaacaaaataaagaaaaaccttagataaataaaatcaaattaaattaaaagaaaaaaaactacatACTTATGCACAGCATGAGTGCCACAATGAGCACATATGTGAGAACCTTCACTTGAGCCATTCTTTCTAAacaaaatatgttttaaaatttgtgtgaGAATAGATTAAACTAATCACTAGTTCTTGCTATTTATATAGTGGTGAGTGACACATACATTTTTGGTAAAAACGATTTTGGcgtttaaaacaaaattagtaTAATTACAGACAATCTCCAGTCATCATTTACAAAAGGAATATTTGGACCAGGGAAGAAACAAAATCCCGAAAATCTATACACTTCATTCCAAGTATCCTTTTCTGgtcttattttcttcttttatttgagattttgaaattctaaattgtcttccttttttgtttattacaaaattaaattattgcttaattttagtttctttcCTTGCCAATAATATTTCAGAATGTATTCGCCcaacaaagaaattttaaaatacatcagaagtattttaaaatgatattatgatgtatatatatttattttaaaaaattatcaagcaagtggtgattatattaaattcaactacATATGTCATGCATACATCAATTGATTGCAATAtattaaatgtattttaaaatttctccgCCCAACAACATATATGGAAAAAGTCTTGAATGTTTATGGAGTACCAATGTTGTTCTAAATACTCTCACAGTCTCACCCAATTACAAATTGACACATATTATGGGAGGAAAAAGTGATGAAATTTTGTTCGTGGTGCCACACAGTTGATTCTCCCATTCGTGCTTCCATATCttgttaatatattatcaaacatattttaataaatgtcaAAAGTTTATTAATGTGAGGACACACTAATTAAATTCGGATAATCTCATCgtctaatttttcttaaatttttatttaaaattcggACATgtgaaatttaaaacatttcTGGTGCGTTTACTTTCTAAATTGAGAAATTAGAATTTggaatcaaaataattgattgCTTTTACTTCCCAAAATAGAATTAAGAATCGGAATCGTATGACCCACCCCAATTTGAGAATGGGGAATGAGAGACTGATTCCTAACGAGCTTGGGAATATCCACCATTCCCAAGATTGACTATTTTACtccccaaaataaaaataaaaaatacctATTTTTCtcctcaattaaaaaaaaaattgaacacaATCGGATCTTTGCACGATCGATCTATCGCCGACGAG encodes:
- the LOC102612170 gene encoding uncharacterized protein LOC102612170 translates to MESKRGSQLVLYGILTTLFFALHFEEILAQSSSVPDFSRRNLLQTNNESPPISEEDDDTVRADPLNKLKKYRGGYDITNKHYWSSTIFTGIYGYALGLLWLLGGIIYGSFLLVKILCCKGRRKAKLKKKALCYKQCYLRPILLATFLTILAILGSGLVLGGNARFNSRAKTVVGIIIDTADQASETIYSTTGAMKELDGSLENTDTRGVPRGFLTSASRKLDSEAGNIKRQARKNRRLIDKGLQIAYAVTTAAISLNLVAVIALSVFGVLRFQRTLHLLIALCWILTFLCWVLFGLYFFLENFASDTCTALENFQEDPSNSTLGAILPCDELQSAESVLSDFGAGVYDIVNQVNANLSVLQKTMYPNIPTICNPFSGPPDYQYRTELCPENTVRIGDIPKILKVYTCSNGNCENGAFITMSNDVLNSVESYTSSIQNLLNVYPELESLVECQSVKNAFSEILNNHCKPLKRYVHMVWASLVFLSVVMVLLVILWAGLAHHHKQLPHSLDGSVKPEDHSATAANFSEFDKSKVADDHPNISSV
- the LOC102611490 gene encoding uncharacterized protein LOC102611490 isoform X1, with amino-acid sequence MEQPSSPGRSPVDYRKCIEEALKFILESHINQTLELDLGLSKDLCSFLLTHDVPLTAGSSDTESQYPLYKRLASVFRESVTSTASCGAFSNIASLNEDDDLKKREDWGKLVLKEGSEMIELLKTVNFELHVQEPYFTQLKDGLKTVEGRCAVGDYNRIGSGSLILCNKCLVLKVQDVHGYLSFSEMLQAESLAKVLPGIKTIDEGVQVYRRFYTEEKEKTNGVIAICVTKPAAQPFLCLARILSRLSYGGLQSLLGLTDRTTTTTE
- the LOC102611490 gene encoding uncharacterized protein LOC102611490 isoform X2; translation: MEQPSSPGRSPVDYRKCIEEALKFILESHINQTLELDLGLSKDLCSFLLTHDVPLTAGSSDTESQYPLYKRLASVFRESVTSTASCGAFSNIASLNEDDDLKKREDWGKLVLKEGSEMIELLKTVNFELHVQEPYFTQLKDGLKTVEGRCAVGDYNRIGSGSLILCNKCLVLKDVHGYLSFSEMLQAESLAKVLPGIKTIDEGVQVYRRFYTEEKEKTNGVIAICVTKPAAQPFLCLARILSRLSYGGLQSLLGLTDRTTTTTE
- the LOC102619109 gene encoding putative defensin-like protein 20 — encoded protein: MAQVKVLTYVLIVALMLCINSKEVVSKSKCCNNHPELGGCKHGVDDDPDQGGKCWTYCVSDCEKGGFCKEVYKNHFECHCYC